CAGCCGGACCGGCAGGCCGTTGGCATCCACGAGTGCATGAATCTCACTGCGAGGAGGTGGAGGCGGCCGGCTTCGTACTGGACGCGGAAAGCACAATGCTCGCGAACAAGGACGATCCGCACTCGATGAAGGTGTTCGATCCCTCGATCAAGGGCGAGACCGATCGCTTCGCCTATCAGTTCGTGAAGCCATGACAGGTCCGGGATGTAGGATGGACGGAACTTCCTCTAATCGAGCGGCACATCAAGTTGGATTGTTGTGCCCTTTGGCTCGTTTGATGAGACCGCGATGCGTCCATTGAGTTGGGCAAGCAGGCTCTTGATCACCTTGAAGCCCAGGCTCGCTCGCGGCTGGTCCATATCGAAATCCGCCGGCAGTCCCACGCCCTGATCCGCTACCACGACATGCAAATCGGCTCCGCGCCCCGCGCCCGCCACCTGGATTTCGCCGGACTTGTCGGAGTAGGCGTGCTTCGCCGCGTTCGTGACAAGCTCATTGATCAGGAGGCCAAGCGGAATTGCCTTGTCCGCCGGAATCATCAGGTGGTCGAACTTACAGTCAATCTTGTAGGCGAGCGTTTCTTGCAGCTTCCTGCAAAGCTCGCCCGCGAAGTCCGCAATATCGACAAACCCGATCCTGGTGCTGCGCCACAGGTGGTCGTGAACCTGGGCGATCGTCGTGATGCGGGAAGCGGCGTCCTTGAGCGCGTTTTGAACTTCCTCGGACTGTGCGCTGCGGGACTGGACGCGGAGCAGGCCTACCACCGACGCCAGGCTGTTCTTGACACGGTGGCTCATCTCTCGAGTCAACATGGCTTGGTGCTCGAGGGCTTTTTGGAGCTCGGCGTCGGCATGCTGCCGCTCAATGGCGATGCCGAGCAGGCCCGCAAAGCCGGCAAGGAAATCAGCATCCGCGAGATCGAACTGACCCGAGTCAGCGCTGTCGACTTCCAGAACACCAAACGGTAGATGACCTTCGCCGCCCCGCGCGATGAGAACGTTGATGGCGCGCTTGATGCCGTGCTCCGACAGTAGTTTCGGCGTTCGAAAGCGGGTTTCTTCCTGCAGGTGGTTGGAAATGACGATTTGGCCGGTATGGAACGCGTAGCCGGCGGGAGACTCCAGATCGACGCCCAGGGATATCTGGCCGATCGTCTCCGGCGCCCATCCGACGCCTGCGCTCACCAGCAACCGTTTTTCCTCCGGCATGTACTCCAGGACCTTGGCAAAAGGTGTTTCGAGACCCTGGGCACAGAGCTGCGTCGCTCGTTGGAGTATCTGGCCGATGTCGCGGGTCTGCAGCGCGGTTCGGCCGAACTCGCCCAGCAAGGACTGTTGCCTCAACCGGTACGGAAGTTCCTGTCTGGTTGCCCCGGTCGATGCGACGGGAGACGTCACGGATTCTGTCCCCGTGAGGGTTGGCATGAACTCGTCCCTTCGAACCCTGGCTGGCCCGCCTTCGGCTTGTAGCATGATAAGTTACGCGCCTAACCTCTTTCCTAGCGTCTAGTGCTTGGCGCGGCCTTGCTGGAAAATACCCTAGTAGGATCTCAATTATGGAACTTACTGTTCCACCACGTCTTACCCTGCCGCGCGACTGCGACGAGGCAGCCAGGGGGAGATTGGCTTTGACCGATGCGGTTAAGATTCTGGTCGTCGAGGACGACCAGCTTATTCGGGCTATGGTCGAAGAAGCTCTTTCAGACGGCGGCTTTGCGTCCACCCTGACGGCGTCTGGCGAGGAAGCCATTACTCTTTTGCAGGCAGGACGACGAATCCAAATTCCGGGCGGTCGTGACCGACATCAACCTGCTGGGAAAGCTCGATGGATGGAAGGTCGGTCGCTCTGCCCGGGAGATCGATCCGACGATGCCCATCATCTACATGACCGGCACTCACGGGGAGGAATGGGCGTCCGAGGGCGTCCCAAACAGCCTACTGCTTGCAAAGCCCTTTGCCCCTGCTCAGATCGTAACCGCGATATCGCAGCTTCTTAACGCGGCCCCGCCGATCCCGCCCGCAGACTAGCGAGCCGGTCTCATGGGCGAGAAAGCTGAAGAACCAATCAAGCCTCGCTGGGCTAGTTCGACTAGGCTATCGAGGCCGAGCGGGCCGCATTGGAGGGCGCTCGTAAGCAACGCCCGTTGGGAGAAGCAGAAGCACAAGCTGAACTTCGCCGCGCGCCGGGCCCCAAAAAACATAGTTCACGCCGCCGCCGTTGCGCATCGCCATCAATGGCGCGGCGCAGGCCAACGTGCACCAGATCGAGTCCAAGGCGGCCTGAGCGAACGCGTATAACGGCCCGGCGTTTCAGGCACTACCCCCACTCGTCATCGAATGGGGGACGCCCGGCGGAAGGCCGCAGCGCCGCTTTTCTACGGCGCGCGCACAAACCACCTGAAGGGACGGCTCGAAATCCGTCTACCCGGCAGGTGCACGCTGCCGCTGAGCGGCATTAGAAGCCATCCCTTCCATTCGGCAGGAGGTGCGCGATCTCCGTCGCAAGTTGAGCTTGCGTGTAAGGTTTCGCGAGACGTGCGACGTCTACCACTTCGCTTCCTTCCAGTTCAGCGAACCCCGTCGCAAGCAAGATCGGAAGTCGAGGATATTGGCGGCGCACTTCTCGGGCCAATTCGATTCCTGTCATTCCTGGCATCGCGTGGTCGGTTATTAAAAGATCAGCAGCTAAGCCACTTTCAAGAAGCCGCAACGCCTCAATGGCGGAATGCGCTTCAATCACCTGATGTCCCAGGTCTTCCAGCAGATCGACAGTACTGCCGGCGATCAGAAGATCGTCGTCTACAAAAAGAATCTTCGCTGGCGCCGAGGCTTGGGTAACGATGTTCGGCGCGCGTCCGGAAGGCGGCGACGTTTCACTGGCAACGGGAAGCCAAAGTCTGGCGGTTGTCCCGCTTGAGGGGGTGCTTTCGAGCCGCAGGGCACCTCCGGATTGTTGCGCCAGGCCGAACACCATGGACAAACCCAAACCCGTGCCCTTGCCGACTCCCTTCGTTGAGAAGAAAGGTTCTACGGCCCGGGCCAGCGTTTGTGCGTCCATTCCTTCTCCAGTATCTCGCACCGAGAGCACCACGTATCGGCCTGGTTGGACACCAAGCTGATCGTCGATGTCGACAATTTGCTCGGACAGCCCGATCGTGAGGACGCCGCCAGTAATCATAGCGTCCCGGGCATTCACGGCGAGATTGAGCAGAGCCATTTCGAGCTGGTTCGGGTCGACGTCGACGACCGGCATATTGTCTTCGGCGTGAAGCTCGATCCGAACCATCGGACCCACCGAACGATCTATGAGGCCTATCATGTCTTCCACAAGACTTCGGACGTCTGTAGCTTGCGCCTTCAGTTCCTGCTTGCGCGCAAAAGCGAGTAGCCTTTGTGTTAGAGTGGCGCCACGGCGGGCGCCCTCCATGGCGCCATCCAGGAGCCTGTGAAGTCGAGCATCTTCACCTAGTTTTTTCGAAAGCAGGTCGAGGTTGCCGATGACAGCCATAAGCAGGTTATTGAAATCGTGCGCGACCCCGCCGACAAGTTGGCCCAACGCCTCGATTTTCTGTGCCTGCAGCAACGCTGCCTGGGCCCGCTCGCGACCCGCAATTTCTTCCCGGAGTTGACTGTTCGCCCGCTCAAGGTCAGCCGTTCTCTCCGCAACCAAACGCTCCAGTTCGGCAGAGGCGCCGCGCTGCGCCTCAAGGTACGCACGAGTTTGATACTGTCGTCTTCGAGCGCGCTCTGCGGAAAGTACCGTGGCCTGAAGCGTGATGGCCTGCAAGGGGCGCTCGAGAAAGCCCACGTTACGCAGGCGAATGACCAACTCCCGCCTGAACGCGGCAAACTTGCCACCTTCATTGCGGTTGGTCAGTACGACAAAGGGTTGATCGGACCACGGTGGCTGACGGCCCACCCAGTCCTCCAGAACGCGGGCATTATTGCCGTAGAGCGCCTCCTCCGCCACAACCACGACTTCGATGACCCACTCGAGATTCTCTATCACTTCCTGAAGCGTGTTGCAGACCACGGGACGTAAGCCTGCCCTTTCGATCAACTTGGCAACAGTTGCCGCGTCCCGTCCAATGGGCATCAGGACCAAAACCACGCCTTTTGGCGTTTCAGGCCGGACCATCGGTGTCCCGAGGCATCAAAGGTGCCTCCTCCCCCTTCTACACCGGCGTACCGCCGAAAATGCCACTGAAACCCTTTAGCGGGGGTCCGACGGTGATGCCTTGGTGGCTCAGTTTGAATTCTCGGATCGTATGTTCGTGATTGCCGCTTCGCTTTTTCACGACGGACAGTGCGCGCCGCACGCTGCCATCAAACTCGAAATAACGCAGCATCAGCACGCCATCGGCGAGATAACTAATGTCCAGCGGCGTATCCATCGGTCCGACGAGGCCATGCTGAGCCAGCACGAGGATGGTCAGGGCGCCGCGATGACTGAGATAGCTCAGCAGCTCGTGCATCTGAAGAATCAAAAAGCGCTCATCCGGCATCGCATTGAGATAGCCATTGAGGCTGTCGATTATCACTACCCGCGCGTCAGCACGTTCTACGCTGCTCCGCACCGCGTCGGCAAACTCGCCTGGCGCCATTTCAGCAGGGTCGATTTGCTGAAAATCGATCAAGCCTTTATCGAGCCCGTCTTGAAGTGGAAGTCCCAACGTCTTCGCTCGCGCACTCACAGTGCCGCGTCCTTCGTCGAAGGCAAAAATCACGGAGCGTTCGTTTCGGGCTGCGGCTGCGATCGCATAGGTAAGCGCCAGCGATGATTTTCCAACGCCCGCTGCACCGATGAGGAGCACATTCGTTCCGCGCTCAAGGCCACCGCCCAGAAGAGTGTCCAGTTCCGGATTGCCGCTCAAGACGACGTCGCTGTCGAATTCCTTATGATGTTCTGCTGCGACAAGTCGGGGGTAAACCATGAGACCACCATGCCGGATGGTGAAGTCGTGAAATCCCCCCTTGAATTCGATACCACGCATCTTCACGACACGAAGGCGTCGCCGCTGCGCGCCGTAATCGATTGCCAACTGTTCAAGAAGCACAACGCCATGGGCGATCGAATGCAATTGCAGATCGTTCTGCTGTGATGAAAGGTCATCAAGCAAAACCACAGTGGACTTGCGACCTGAAAAGAAGTGTTTCAACGCGAGGATCTGACGGCGGTATCTAAGGGGGCTTTGTGCCAGCAGGCGAAGCTCCGACAGGCTATCGAGTACAATTCGCGCCGGCGCCAGTGCCTCGACCCGGTCAAAGATCATCTGCGTGGTTTCGCTAAGCTCCATCTCGGCCGGATGCAGCACCGTGAGTTCCTGGCTCGGATCCAGCGTGGTCTCAGGCGGGATCAATTCAAAGATTGTAATGCCGTTGAGCGACCACCCATGACGCTTTGCGACCAGACGCAATTCTTGCTCAGTCTCCGATAGCGTGATGTAGAGGGTCGGTTCGCCGACGCGAACTCCTTCCAGCAAAAATTCCAGAGCGAGGGTTGTCTTGCCTGAACCGGGTTGGCCTTCAAACAGATACATTCTCTCGGGATCAAAGCCGCCTCCGAGAATGTCATCTAGACCAAAATTTCCGGTGGAAATCCTCGGGAGCTCACAGCCGTCGAGCAACCGCTTTTCCTCATCCATATCAACCCCCGTTTCGCCGCAGGCGGAGCCGCCTTTGATTTATGGAAACTTCTGCTCCCGGGCAGGGTTCCCCGGCCAAGCCGGAGCCTCGACGGCGATACTCACCACTTGCGATCCTGTGGTCTTAAGCATTGCTCGGCCGGCCACGGCGACAGGGGCACAATGCCACGGTGTACGGAACAATCCCGCATCCAAATACGTTGAACCTGTTTGGGAGCGCTCCACCCGTTGAAAACACTGCAAACAAAGCTCGACGGGGTCGCCGACGCGCGGCCGCTTCAACTGCTCATCGACTCCATCGTGGACTACGCCATCTACATGATCGATGTAGATGGCACCGTGCGCAGTTGGAACTCCGGTGCCGAGCGATTGAAGGGCTACTCAGCGGACGAGATCATCGGCAAGTCCTTCTCATTGTTTTATCCGCCCGAGGATCGCGCGAAAGAGCTTCCCCAAACAGCGTTGAAAATTGCGGCAGAGACCGGCCGGTTCAGTTCCGAAGGGTGGCGCGTCCGCAAAGACGGGACCCGCTTTTGGGCGTTAGTCGTCGTGGATGCGATCCGCGACGAGCAAGGTCAGGTGATCGGCTTTGCAAAGGTCACGCGCGACATCACAGAACGTCAGCAGGCCCACAACGATCTGCTGGAGAGCGAGCGACGATACCGTCGATTGATCGAGGCTGTTGTCGATTATGCGATTTTTCAGCTGGATCCTGCCGGCAATATAACCACCTGGAATCCGGGTGCACAGCGCATCAAAGGCTACGATCCGGATGAAATTATCGGTCAGCACTTCAGTCGCTTCTACACGCCTGAAGATATTCAAACTGGCGTACCGAAACGGGCGCTCGCCGAAGCGGCCAAATTGGGACGCTTCGAGGCTGAAGGTTGGCGAGTGCGAAAGGACAGCAGTCGCTTTTGGGCGTCAGTTGTCATCGATCGCATCACCGACGAGGCCGGCGAATTGGTTGGGTTTGCAAAAGTAACGCGTGACGTAACCGAGCGAAAGCAGGCCCAGGACGAACTCCAGCGCACTCAGCAGCAGTTAGCCGCCTCTCAGAAGCTCGAAGCGGTAGGCCAGCTCAGCGGCGGGATCGCGCACGACTTCAATAATCTCCTGATGATCGTGCTTGGCAACCTTGAGACCGCGGAGCGGAACAGCCGCGGCCTGACTAACAGCACGAATCTTCAGCGGGCACTCGCCAATGCCAAGCGGGGCGCGCAGCGTGCCGCAGCACTGACTAGCCGCCTGCTCGCATTCTCCCGTCGGCAAGCGCTGGATCCGCAGCCTATCAATCTGAATATTTTTCTGAATGGATTGCAGGAGTTTCTGCAACGTACCCTCGGTGAACGCATCGAAGTTCAAACCGTCGGAAGTGCGGGTCTCTGGTCGATCGAGGCTGATACCAACCACCTCGAGTCTGCCATTATCAATCTCGGTATCAACGCACGCGACGCGATGCCGGATGGCGGCAAACTCACGGTCGAGGCTATGAACGTATTAGCTGACGAGGACTATTGCCGAGTGAATCCTGAGCTCTCCCCGGGCCATTATGTCATCGTTTGCGTAACAGACACTGGGACCGGGATGACCGCGGACGTCCTCAATCATGCTTTCGAGCCTTTTTTTACCACGAAAGAGCTCGGGCAAGGGACAGGCCTCGGACTTAGCCAAGTCTATGGTTTCGTAAAGCAGTCGGGTGGGCACGTGAAGATCTACAGCGAAGTCGGCCAAGGTACCAGCATCAGAATGTATTTCCCCCGCTACCATGGAGATGCTCGACCCGCCGAGGGTAATGCAGACGAGTTTCGCCCGGAAGGTGAGAAACTGGAGACGATACTCGTCGTCGAAGATGATACGGACCTGCGTGCATATGTTTCTGAGCTTCTGCGAGATTTAAATTATCGCGTGGTTGTGGCATCCAGCGCCCAGGCTGCCTTGACCATCCTTCTGCAGGAAGAGCCGAAGGTTGATCTTGTGCTGACGGATGTCGTCATGCCGGGAATCAATGGACGGGAGATGGGCCGGCGCGCACAGCAGATCCGCCCAGGCATCAAGATCCTGTACATGACAGGTTACTCGCGAAATGCCGTGGTCCACCAAGGGCGCCTTGATGAGGGCGTCGAGCTATTAGAGAAGCCGATCTCTCAGGCAAAACTCGCTTTTCGTGTGCGCGAAATGTTAGACCGGCTTGACCAATACTGAATTGAATTCGCGCCAGCGCAGGCCGTGATCCGGTACACAGGTCAATTCTATTCGCTCTTCTTGTTGGCCAAAGTGCTCCGCGTCGAGAATCTGACGGCGAACTACATGCTTATCGGCGCCACTATCATCACCGTGCCTCTGTATGTCGTGTTCGTCAGTCTTTCGGACAAGATCGGCCGCCGCAAGGCGTATGTCGCTGTGGCCCGAGTATGCGTGGCCGCACCCCAACTTTTTCGGCGCCCGCGGTCGACCTCAGTCGAAATGCGGAGGCGTACAAAATCGCGCCAATGACGGAGAGAGTGTCAGTCAATCCCAAATGAAAGATAAAGCATTTTTAAGTTTCTTGGGCGCCAAAACCCGCCATTCGAGCTACGGCCGAACACAACTGTCTGCGGCATGCTCGAGCATTTCTCTAAGACAGAGGCCGTTAGAATGACCTATGAAAAGAACGAGGGCCGATGGCCCTCGCAGTCTGGGAGAACAGACAAAAGCAGTATCCGGCAGCCGTCATGACATGGTCGGCATGACGAATTCGGCACCGGCCCGTATTCCGGTTGGCCAGCGGCTTGTCACTGTCTTCATTCGCGTGTTGAAGCGGACGCCTTCCGGTCCATGCATGTGATGATCGCCGAAGATCGACGCTTTCCATCCACCGAAGGAGTGGAAGGCCATCGGCACCGGAATCGGAACGTTGATGCCGACCATGCCGACCTTGATCTGGTGAGCAAATTCACGAGCAGCATCGCCGTCACGTGTGAAGATCGATGTCCCGTTGCCGAACTCGTGCTCATTGATCAGCCGCGCGGCCGTCGCATAATCCGGTGCTCGCACGACCGAGAGCACTGGCCCGAAGATCTCCTCCTTGTAGATCTTCATGCTCGGCTTGACGTGATCGAACAAAGTCCCGCCCAGGAAGAAGCCGTCTTCGTAGCCCTGCATTTTGAATTTGCGTCCGTCGACGAGCAACTTCGCGCCGTCCGCAACGCCCGCATCGATGTAGCTTCGGACCTTGTCCAGATGCTGCTTCGTGACGATAGGACCCATCTCGGCCTCGGGATCGGTACCCGGCCCGACCTTCAGGCCTCGAACCTTCGGCTCCAAGGCTGAGATCAGCTTGTCCGCGGTCCCCTCGCCGACCGGTACGGCAACAGAAATCGCCATGCAGCGTTCGCCGGCGGAGCCGTAAGCGGCACCCATCAGTGCATCAACCGCCTGATCCATGTCGGCATCGGGCATCACGATCATGTGGTTCTTGGCGCCGCCGAGAGCCTGACAGCGTTTTCCGGTATTCGCGGCGGTCGAATAGATGTACTGCGCAATGGGCGTGGACCCTACGAAGCTGACCGCCGAGACGTTCGGATGATGCAGTAGCGCGTCGACGGCTTCCTTATCACCCTGCACCACGTTGAAGACGCCATCCGGCAGGCCGGCTTCCTTCAGCCATTCCGCCATGATTAGCGAAGCGGATGGATCACGTTCCGACGGCTTCAGGATGAAGGTGTTTCCGCAGGGGGCTCCGCTTGAACTGTTCGAGCAGCCTCGTACGGGCTTTGTGGCCGGCTTCCTCGGGTCTCCGTCGATCAACCTCGTCCCGGCGACCCTCAAGACAAGCGGCGGCTGCGCCGCAGTTGTGTTTCAGTCCGGCGGTGCGCTGACGCTTCCGAATGCAAGAGCCAAATTGCGGACAGGTGCGGATGGCCAAGAAGTTCTGGTGGGCATTCGACCCCAGCACTTCAGCCGGGCTGGCGGCGGACCTCCGCGCGACGGGGTGGTCTCCTATTCGGCCGTCGTCGACCTCATTCAGCCGACGGGGACCCGTACATTCACCACCATCAAGATCGGCGGCGTCGATGCGGTCGCGGAGTTGCAGGCTCATGACGTCAGCAGCCATGGCGAGCGGATCAACCTCGCCATCGACCTCAATCGCGTGGTGCTGATCGATCCGGCCAGCGGCCTGGTCATCTCGTAACGAGCGCCGGCAATCTGGAGAACGGGAGGAAAAAATGGCGTCGAGACTGTTTGCCACCGGAATTGGAGCTCCGGAGGGGCCGGTGTGCCTGCCCGATGGATCGATGTATGTGACCGAAATGTCCGCGTCGACCCTTTGCATCACACGGCTTGACTCTCGCGGCAATCGCAGGGTGATCCGGACGACTGGCGGGCGTCCGAACGGGTTGACGACTGATGGCCACGGCCGGATCTGGATCGCGGAAGCAGGCCTCCGGGCGCTGATCTGCATCGACGACGGCGGAAACGAGATCCGGCGCATGCAGGGCGAAGGTACGGACCGCTTTCTATTTCCGAACGATCTTTGCTTCGGCCCGAACGGACTGCTCTACCTGACCGACTCCGGCATGGCGGCCGAAGATTTCATCAACGGCCAGGCCTTCGTCGACGGCTATATGGACCTTGATTGGGACGGCCGTGTGTATGAGATCGATCCGGCGGCCATGAAGGTGCTACGCGTGCTCGATCGGAAGATCCGCTTCACCAACGGCATTGCTTTCGGCTCCGACAATCACCTCTATGCCAACGCGTCCTTCACCGGCGAGATCTACCGATATGACGTGCTCGGCGAAGCCTCGCCTAGACGCGAGGTCTTCGGCAACGTCCTGCAACCGAATGCCAATCCCGATTTCAAAGGTCCGGACGGGATGGCCTTCGGCACGGATGGCCGCCTCTATTGCACGGTCTACAACCAGAAGAACGTCAGGGTGCTGGACCGACGGGGTGAAGTCGTCGACCGGCTGATCCTGGATGGGCCGCAGCCGACGAATTGTGCCTTCACGCTCGAGGGCAAGAAGCTACGCGTGACTGAAGTCGGCAAGGGGCAAGTCGAAGAGATCGATATGCCCTGCGAGGGCCTGCCGCTGCATCTGCCGAAGTTCGCCTGACGAGGTGCCTCGCGGTTTTGTCCCGCAAGGCGTCCCGCAGATGCGTCAAAGGAAGCCGATCGATAGCCAGGGCACGGCCGCGACGATCAGCGTGCCGATCAAAAGCGCGATCATGTAGCCCACGATCGGCTTCATGCCCTCGTCCGGGTTGATGCGGCTGATGGCGCAAGCCGCGTAGTAGCCGACGCCGAACGGTGGCGCGAACAGGCCGATGCCCATCGCGAGAACGACCACCATCGCGTAGTGGACATCGTGCACCCCGACCTGCCGCGCGATCGGGAACAGGAGCGGGCCGAACAAGACGATGGCCGGGATCCCTTCCAGAACGCTGCCCAGGATCACGAAGGTCACGATCGTCACGGCAAGGAAGACAGGTACTCCGCCGGGAAGGCTGGTCATGAACTTTGCAAGAGAGGCAGAAAATCCCGACTGGGTCAGCGCCCAGGCCATGCCCGTCGCCGCGCCGATGATGAGCAGGATCGCCCCCGACAGCGAAGCCGTCTCGACCAGCATCGGATAGATGCGGCGCCAGTCGAACTGCCGATAGATGAAGAGTCCCGCACAGGCCGAGTACAGGATCCCGATGGTCGAGACCTCCGTTGCCGTCGCAACGCCTTCGACGACGGCGGTCCGGATCACGAATGGCAGCGCGATGGCCGGTATCGCGATCACAAAGGCGCGGCCAATCTGCCGCCCCGTCGCCCGTTTGACGTGAGACAGGTCCTCGCGGCGGTATCGCCACCACACCACGGCCGCGAGCATGATCGCGAGCACCACGCCCGGAAGCAACCCGCCGGTGAACAGCGCCGAGATCGACACACCGGTCACCGAGCCGATCGTGATCAGAACGAGTGACGGGGGAATCGTCTCGGTCTGCGCCCCCGTCGCGGCCAGGAGCGCAACGAGATCGCCGGGCTTGGCCCCACGCTGCCGCATCTCGGGAAACAGCACTGGAGCCACCGCAGCCATGTCCGCCGCCTTGGAGCCGGAGATGCCTGAGACCAGATACATCGCCCCGACCAGCACGTAGTGCAGTCCGCCACGCACGTGGCCCAAAAGGCTTGCCAGGAAGCTGACCATGGCGCGCGCCATGCCCGTCATCTCGATCAGAAGGCCGAGAAAGACGAAGAGAGGCACGGCAAGCAGGATCAAGTGGCTCATGCCCTCGTCCATTCGTCCGATCATCACGACGTCGGGCGTGCTGGTTGTCAGGGCGAGATAGCCGACCGTGGCGAGGCCAAATGCAAACGCGATCGGCACGGCCGCAAAGACCATCGCGCCGACCACGAAAACGAAGAAGATCAGAAGATTCAGATTGCCAAGTGCCTTCAAGACCGGCGCCAGCAGAATGAACGTTCCGATGATGCCTGCGACGATCGCCAGGGAGGCCAGCAAGCTGCGCAGGCTCGCGATGCGGATGAGCCGGAGGACGGCTGCGATCAGCATCAGCCCGATGCCGATCGGCAGCGCTGCCGCACGCCAGGTGTTGACGATCTCGAGCGCCGGAGTGGTGACGAAGGCCTCGTCGGCGGCGAATTCATAGGCCGGCCAAACGACGAGCACGAGAAATGCCAGCGACGCCGCGGCCGCTATGACATCCAGGAACGCGCGGAGCTCCGCACTGAGCACGCCGACGATGGCGGTCATCCGCATGTGCTCGCCGCGCTGGAACGCAATCACAGACCCGAGCATGGCGAGCCAGAGGAAGAGAATGCCGGCAAGCTCGTCGGACCAGACGATCGGCGAGCGGAATACGTATCTGCCCACGATGCCCGCGGACAGCACCACGATCTCCGCCAGCACGAGCAAGGCCGCCGGGACTGCGACAGCGTGGCCAAGCACCATGTTCGCTGTCACCACCCATCGGCGCGAATTCGCTTGAGATCTGCCGGCCGCGAGCCCGGTATCCACATGCGGCGTATGGCTCACGCTGGTCATGATAGCTGGCCCGCGGCTTTTTCAAGGTGAGACCATGCCTCCTCGCCAAACTTGCCCTTCCAGTCGGCGTAAAAGCTGGTCTTAGACAGCGCCTGGCGGAAAGCGGCACGATCGACGTCGATGAACTTGAGACCTTTGGTCGACAGATCGGCGCGCAGGGACTGGCTGAGCTTTGCGATGTCTGCCCGCTGATCGACCGCGGAGCGATCGAGCTCGCGCGTCACGATCTCCTGCACATCCTTGGGCAGGCGCTCGAAGGCGCGCTTGTTGCCCAGAATCCAGTAGCCATCCCAGACGTGCCCGGTGAGGCTACACGTGCTCTGCACTTCGTAAAGACGCGCGGTCGCGATGATCGGCAACGGATTCTCCTGGCCGTCGACGACCTTGGTCTGCAACGCGGAATAGACCTCGTTGAAGTTGATCGGCGTCGGCCCGGCGCCGAGCGCCTTGAAGAGCGAGGTGAGCAGCGGCGCGGGCGGAACGCGGATCTGGAAATTCTTCAGATCATCCGGCGTCCGGACCTCGCGGCCCGACGAGGTCACCTGAC
This genomic stretch from Bradyrhizobium daqingense harbors:
- a CDS encoding TRAP transporter large permease subunit; its protein translation is MTSVSHTPHVDTGLAAGRSQANSRRWVVTANMVLGHAVAVPAALLVLAEIVVLSAGIVGRYVFRSPIVWSDELAGILFLWLAMLGSVIAFQRGEHMRMTAIVGVLSAELRAFLDVIAAAASLAFLVLVVWPAYEFAADEAFVTTPALEIVNTWRAAALPIGIGLMLIAAVLRLIRIASLRSLLASLAIVAGIIGTFILLAPVLKALGNLNLLIFFVFVVGAMVFAAVPIAFAFGLATVGYLALTTSTPDVVMIGRMDEGMSHLILLAVPLFVFLGLLIEMTGMARAMVSFLASLLGHVRGGLHYVLVGAMYLVSGISGSKAADMAAVAPVLFPEMRQRGAKPGDLVALLAATGAQTETIPPSLVLITIGSVTGVSISALFTGGLLPGVVLAIMLAAVVWWRYRREDLSHVKRATGRQIGRAFVIAIPAIALPFVIRTAVVEGVATATEVSTIGILYSACAGLFIYRQFDWRRIYPMLVETASLSGAILLIIGAATGMAWALTQSGFSASLAKFMTSLPGGVPVFLAVTIVTFVILGSVLEGIPAIVLFGPLLFPIARQVGVHDVHYAMVVVLAMGIGLFAPPFGVGYYAACAISRINPDEGMKPIVGYMIALLIGTLIVAAVPWLSIGFL
- a CDS encoding TRAP transporter substrate-binding protein — translated: MTASKPGSISRRSLLMAATTVPLCGILTRPASAAEFVYKFATGQDPTHPVNIRAQEAIDRIREATSGRLEIRLFPANQLGSDTELLTQVRSGGVEFFNQSSSILATLVPSAGIVNTGFAFADYDSVWKAMDGDLGTYIRAQIAKTPIMAVSKAWDNGFRQVTSSGREVRTPDDLKNFQIRVPPAPLLTSLFKALGAGPTPINFNEVYSALQTKVVDGQENPLPIIATARLYEVQSTCSLTGHVWDGYWILGNKRAFERLPKDVQEIVTRELDRSAVDQRADIAKLSQSLRADLSTKGLKFIDVDRAAFRQALSKTSFYADWKGKFGEEAWSHLEKAAGQLS